A region from the Excalfactoria chinensis isolate bCotChi1 chromosome 24, bCotChi1.hap2, whole genome shotgun sequence genome encodes:
- the DCAKD gene encoding dephospho-CoA kinase domain-containing protein isoform X2, protein MFLVGLSGGIASGKSTVVAVLRELGCAVIDADVIAREVVQPRLKAYQQIVRYFGPEILLESGEINREALGNIIFSHPEKRRLLNSITHPEIQKEMLKQVLKYFVLGYRYVILDIPLLFETKRLTKFMKHTVLVYCDPQTQLARLRKRNGLSQAEAEARIASQLPLDEKRRMAAHVIDNSGDRESTRQQVLRLHARLEGSLDFLWARLVVGTAVAALGGLLYVLLQHFIS, encoded by the exons ATGTTCCTGGTTGGGCTCTCGGGTGGAATCGCATCGGGGAAGAGCACGGTGGTGGCCGTACTCCGGGAACTGGGCTGTGCCGTGATTGATGCTGATGTTATTGCCAGAGAGG TGGTGCAGCCCCGCCTGAAGGCCTATCAGCAGATCGTGCGGTACTTCGGCCCTGAGATCCTCCTGGAGAGTGGAGAGATCAATCGCGAGGCGCTGGGAAACATCATCTTCTCCCACCCGGAGAAACGGCGGCTGCTGAACTCCATCACCCACCCCGAGATCCAGAAGGAGATGCTGAAGCAAGTCTTGAAGTACTTTGTGCTAG GCTACCGCTACGTGATCCTCGACATCCCCCTGCTCTTCGAGACCAAGAGACTGACCAAGTTCATGAAGCACACCGTCCTGGTTTACTG CGACCCGCAGACCCAGCTGGCACgcctgaggaagaggaatgGGCTGTCCCAGGCTGAGGCTGAAGCACGCATCGCCTCGCAGCTGCCGCTGGATGAGAAGCGCAGGATGGCCGCTCACGTCATCGACAACTCCGGCGACCGCGAGAGCACGCGCCAGCAGGTGCTGAGGCTGCACGCAAGGCTGGAGGGCTCCCTGGACTTCCTCTGGGCACGCCTGGTGGTGGGAACAGCCGTGGCTGCGCTCGGAGGGTTGCTGTACGTCCTCCTCCAGCATTTCATCTCTTAA
- the C1QL1 gene encoding C1q-related factor — translation MVLVLVVLIPVLVSSAGTDGRYEMLGTCRMLCEPYGGTAPGGGPLPPPSTLVQGPQGKAGKPGKPGPPGPPGEPGPPGAAGPPGVRGETGKPGPPGLPGLGGTGAVSTATYSTVPRVAFYAGLKNPHEGYEILKFDDVVTNLGNSYDAASGKFTCVIPGTYFFTYHVLMRGGDGTSMWADLCKNGQVRASAIAQDADQNYDYASNSVILHLDAGDEVFIKLDGGKAHGGNNNKYSTFSGFIIYSD, via the exons atggtgctggtgctggtggtgctcATCCCGGTGCTGGTGAGCTCGGCGGGCACCGACGGCCGCTACGAGATGCTGGGCACCTGCCGCATGCTCTGCGAGCCCTACGGGGGCACCGCGCCGGGGGGCGGCCCGCTCCCACCGCCCTCCACGCTGGTGCAGGGGCCGCAGGGCAAGGCGGGCAAACCGGGCAAACCGGGACCGCCGGGACCCCCGGGCGAACCGGGACCGCCGGGAGCTGCGGGCCCGCCGGGGGTGAGGGGAGAAACGGGCAAACCGGGGCCGCCCGGGCTGCCGGGTTTGGGGGGTACCGGGGCGGTGAGCACGGCCACCTACAGCACGGTGCCGCGCGTCGCCTTCTACGCCGGCCTGAAGAACCCGCACGAGGGCTACGAGATCCTCAAGTTCGACGATGTGGTCACCAACCTGGGCAACAGCTACGATGCCGCCTCGGGGAAGTTCACCTGTGTCATCCCCGGCACTTATTTCTTCACCTACCACGTCCTGATGCGCGGCGGAGACGGCACCAGCATGTGGGCTGACCTCTGCAAGAACGGGCAG GTTCGGGCCAGCGCCATCGCGCAGGATGCGGATCAGAACTACGACTACGCCAGCAACAGCGTCATCCTACACCTGGATGCGGGCGACGAGGTCTTCATCAAGCTGGATGGGGGCAAAGCCCACGGCGGCAACAACAACAAGTACAGCACCTTCTCGGGCTTCATCATCTACTCGGACTGA
- the KIF18B gene encoding kinesin-like protein KIF18B produces MAADPPPEDGSVAVVVRVRPPAPNERDGAARSVLHVVDRHILVFDPDEPVGPPGTALPTRGPKQRGKDLKFVFDRVFGEGATQEEVFQHTTREVLDGVLNGYNCSVFAYGATGAGKTYTMLGSEQSPGIMYLTMAELYRRIEARKDEKSCEVLVSYQEVYNEQIHDLLEPKGPLAIREDPEKGVVVQGLSFHQPQSAEQLLEMLANGNRNRTQHPTDANATSSRSHAVFQIYVKQQDRVVGLAQDLRVAKMSLIDLAGSERASVTKTKGERLREGANINRSLLALINVINALADAKSKKTHIPYRDSKLTRLLKDSIGGNCRTIMIAAVSPSSLAYEDTYNTLKYANRAKEIKLSLKSNVLSLDCHISKYAMICEQLKTEVADLQAKLRAYEDAARDAGKQIPALLPSPRMEGAVPKSCSAPSVCRESDGEQQELEAGQDAQLGGEEEVPPSSPSPTQEADLQLGTKKPNRLPQRLSRSHTDRLIAAILSVAQKQYSLLKAANLLTPGMVTEFEELQLLVQREAAVSPQPTDTSGATPAPRTQQGCDASPSTLSTEPSIPMTRAALRRLQQLTPLSSPKLAAKKRRRSEMSSTSRLETPRSLNTRAKRQRKSSPLSTGGEAEAPRSPHSPCLKQPQTPQLLPCCTPRICPLTVTKRRAPLMTSAAQNCCTPTVCDLNVTYSLSEDVTKLGALSLPSWESAPRALKKQEGPFAPRASVPVFSMKGSSIPKPSSVSKGSVRKRRGAVSTASHSLAGIRSCITSNSSWRSAQPQSIPAVEPNLGLRLLEGDA; encoded by the exons ATGGCCGCGGACCCTCCGCCCGAGGACGGCTCCGTGGCCGTGGTGGTGCGAGTTCGGCCGCCCGCCCCCAACGAGCGGGACGGAGCCGCGCGCTCCGTGCTGCACGTCGTCGATCGGCACATCCTCGTCTTCGACCCCGACGAACCCGTTGGACCCCCCGGCACCGCGCTGCCCACCCGCGGCCCCAAACAGCGCGGCAAGGACCTCAAGTTCGTCTTCGATCGCGTTTTTGGGGAGGGGGCCACGCAGGAGGAGGTGTTCCAGCACACGACGAGGGAGGTGCTGGATGGAGTCCTCAACGGCTACAACTGCTCCG TGTTTGCCTACGGTGCGACTGGAGCAGGGAAAACCTACACCATGCTGGGCTCAGAGCAGAGCCCGGGTATTATGTACCTCACCATGGCGGAGCTGTACAGGAGGATCGAGGCCAGGAAGGATGAGAAGAGCTGCGAGGTGCTTGTTTCCTACCAGGAG GTGTACAACGAGCAGATCCACGACCTGCTGGAGCCCAAGGGGCCTTTGGCCATTCGGGAGGATCCAGAGAAAGGAGTCGTGGTCCAGGGGCTCTCGTTCCACCAG CCCCaatcagcagagcagctcctggagaTGTTGGCCAATGGCAACAGAAACCGGACACAACACCCCACGGACGCCAACGCCACCTCCTCCCGCTCTCATGCAGTCTTCCAG ATCTACGTGAAGCAGCAGGACCGTGTTGTGGGCCTCGCTCAGGACCTGCGGGTGGCCAAGATGAGCCTGATTGACCTGGCGGGCTCCGAGAGAGCTTCTGTCACCAAGACCAAAGGAGAACGTCTCCGGGAGGGCGCAAACATCAACCGCTCACTGCTGGCCCTCATCAACGTCATCAATGCCTTGGCTGATGCAAAG AGCAAGAAAACCCACATCCCGTATCGGGACAGCAAGCTGACGCGCCTGCTGAAGGACTCCATCGGTGGCAACTGCCGCACCATTATgattgctgctgtcagcccCTCCTCGCTGGCCTATGAGGACACCTACAACACTCTCAAGTACGCCAACAGGGCCAAGGAGATCAAGCTGTCG CTGAAGAGCAACGTGCTCAGCCTCGACTGCCACATCAGTAAATACGCCATGATCTGCgagcagctgaaaacagag GTGGCAGATCTGCAGGCAAAGCTCCGTGCCTATGAGGATGCTGCCCGGGATGCAGGAAAACAGATACCAGCgctgctgccttcccccag GATGGAAGGAGCCGTCCCAAAGAGCTGCTCAGCCCCGAGTGTTTGCAGGGAAAgtgatggggagcagcaggagctggaagctGGGCAGGATGCTcagctgggaggagaggaggag GttccccccagcagccccagccccacgcAGGAGGCAGATCTCCAGCTGGGAACGAAGAAACCAAACCGCCTTCCACAGCGTTTGTCCCGCAGCCACACAGACAG GCTCATAGCTGCCATTCTGAGCGTTGCCCAGAAGCAGTACTCCCTCCTGAAGGCTGCCAACCTCCTCACTCCTGGCATGGTCACTGAATtcgaggagctgcagctcttggtGCAGCGGGAAGCAGCTGTGAGCCCTCAGCCCACAGACACCAGTGGGGCCACTCCAGCCCCGAGgacacagcagggctgtgatg CATCACCCTCAACGCTCAGCACCGAACCCAGCATCCCCATGACGAGGGCTGCCCTACGCCGCCTGCAGCAGCTCACTCCACTCTCCAGCCCTAAACTGGCagcaaagaagaggaggagatcTGAGATGAGCAGCACTTCCAGACTGGAAACGCCGCGCAGCCTCAACACGCGGGCGAAGCGCCAGCGGAAATCCTCCCCACTGAGCACCGGGGGAGAAGCGGAGGCGCCGCGGAGCCCACACAGCCCGTGCCTtaaacaaccccaaaccccacagctgctgccgTGCTGCACCCCCAGAATCTGCCCTCTGACCGTCACCAAAAGGCGTGCGCCCCTCATGACGTCAGCAGCCCAGAACTGCTGCACCCCAACTGTGTGCGACCTCAATGTGACCTACAGCCTCTCTGAGGATGTCACCAAGCTGGGAGCCCTCAGCCTGCCCAGCTGGGAGAGCGCCCCGCGTGCCCTAAAGAAGCAGGAGGGCCCCTTTGCGCCCAG GGCCTCCGTCCCGGTGTTCTCCATGAAGGGTTCCTCCATCCCAAAGCCATCCTCTGTCTCCAAGGGGTCTGTGCGGAAGCGGAGGGGAGCAGTGAG cactgcttcccACTCGCTGGCTGGGATCCGGAGCTGCATCACCTCAAACAGCAGCTGGCGGTCTGCGCAGCCCCAAAGCATCCCAG CTGTAGAACCAAACCTGGGGCTGAGGTTGCTGGAGGGCGATGCCTGA
- the DCAKD gene encoding dephospho-CoA kinase domain-containing protein isoform X1 — protein MFLVGLSGGIASGKSTVVAVLRELGCAVIDADVIAREVVQPRLKAYQQIVRYFGPEILLESGEINREALGNIIFSHPEKRRLLNSITHPEIQKEMLKQVLKYFVLGYRYVILDIPLLFETKRLTKFMKHTVLVYCDPQTQLARLRKRNGLSQAEAEARIASQLPLDEKRRMAAHVIDNSGDRESTRQQVLRLHARLEGSLDFLWARLVVGTAVAALGGLLSVLLSQCPDTTSSLVWKTPH, from the exons ATGTTCCTGGTTGGGCTCTCGGGTGGAATCGCATCGGGGAAGAGCACGGTGGTGGCCGTACTCCGGGAACTGGGCTGTGCCGTGATTGATGCTGATGTTATTGCCAGAGAGG TGGTGCAGCCCCGCCTGAAGGCCTATCAGCAGATCGTGCGGTACTTCGGCCCTGAGATCCTCCTGGAGAGTGGAGAGATCAATCGCGAGGCGCTGGGAAACATCATCTTCTCCCACCCGGAGAAACGGCGGCTGCTGAACTCCATCACCCACCCCGAGATCCAGAAGGAGATGCTGAAGCAAGTCTTGAAGTACTTTGTGCTAG GCTACCGCTACGTGATCCTCGACATCCCCCTGCTCTTCGAGACCAAGAGACTGACCAAGTTCATGAAGCACACCGTCCTGGTTTACTG CGACCCGCAGACCCAGCTGGCACgcctgaggaagaggaatgGGCTGTCCCAGGCTGAGGCTGAAGCACGCATCGCCTCGCAGCTGCCGCTGGATGAGAAGCGCAGGATGGCCGCTCACGTCATCGACAACTCCGGCGACCGCGAGAGCACGCGCCAGCAGGTGCTGAGGCTGCACGCAAGGCTGGAGGGCTCCCTGGACTTCCTCTGGGCACGCCTGGTGGTGGGAACAGCCGTGGCTGCGCTCGGAGGGTTGCT ctcCGTGCTGCTGTCACAGTGCCCAGACACCACATCATCGCTCGTCTGGAAAACTCCTCATTAA